A section of the Osmia lignaria lignaria isolate PbOS001 chromosome 3, iyOsmLign1, whole genome shotgun sequence genome encodes:
- the alpha-Spec gene encoding alpha spectrin isoform X3 — protein sequence MDQITPKEVKILENPEDIQERREQVLGRYANFKAEARNKRDKLEDSRRFQYFKRDADELEGWIYEKLQAASDESYKDPTNLQAKIQKHQAFEAEVAAHSNAIVSLDNTGSEMIAQHHFASDVIRKRLEDLHRLWELLLSRLADKGLKLQQALVLVQFIRHCDEVMFWIHDKEAFVTTDEFGHDLEHVEVLQRKFDEFQKDMASQEYRVTEVNELADKLLLDGHPERDTILRRKEELNESWQRLKQLAVLRQEKLFGAHEIQRFNRDADETMAWIAEKDVVLSSDDFGRDLASVQTLQRKHEGIERDLAALEDKVYTLGAEADRLAAIHQADHSKQIQGKRAEILQSWESLTGKAKERRLKLDESYYLHRFLADYRDLVSWMNNMRAIISADELAKDVAGAEALVERHQEHKGEIDARADSFDATTLAGNKLLEKKHYAAEEVAIKLNSLAEDKQSLLSLWENRKILYEQCMDLQLFYRDTEQADAWMAKQEAFLANEDLGDSLDSVEALIKKHEDFDKSLAAQEEKIKVLDDFAGKLIEGEHYAAEDVAQRRQLLLERRGVLLEKSAERRRLLEDAYKLQQFERDCDETKGWVNEKLKFATDDSYLDPTNLNGKVQKHQNFEQELNANKTRMEEMVATGQELIKSGHYATDRIRTRTDEIMSLWESLTHATEKKGAKLQEASQQQQFNRTVEDIELWLSEVEGQLMSEDYGKDLTSVQNLQKKHALLEADVASHSDRIESIAQAAEQFVNSGHFDADNIRAKQEQLQGRYGALQRPMSIRKQRLLDSLQVQQLFRDIEDEEAWIREKEPVAASTNRGRDLIGVQNLQKKHQAVLAEINNHEPRVAAVCQAGASMLQESHFAAEEISQRLAALDEHWGQLKEKARQRKNDLDDSLQAHQYFADANEAESWMKEKRPIVMNGDYGKDEDSSEALLKKHEALVSDLEAFASTIAALREQAASCRQQETPTIDITGKECVVALYDYTEKSPREVSMKKGDTLTLLNSNNKDWWKVEVNDRQGFVPAAYVKRVEPEAGLTASQQNLAREQSSIAARQSQIEAQYEDLLRLARERQNKLNETAKAYVLVREAAELATWIKDKENHAQVQDVGEDLEQVEVMQKKFDDFQADLKANEVRLAEMNEIAVQLMSLGQTEAALKIQTQIQDLNEKWTSLQTLTAERANQLGSAHEVQRFHRDVDETKDWIREKDAALNNDDLGKDLRSVQALQRKHEGLERDLAALGDKIKQLDETANRLMQSHPETAEQTYAKQKEINEEWTQLTAKANSRKEKLLDSYDLQRFLSDYRDLMAWINSMMGLVASEELASDVTGAEALLERHQEHRTEIDARAGTFQAFELFGQQLLQSSHYASVEIQEKLESMAEARQELEKAWIQRRMQLDQNLELQLFCRDCEQAENWMSAREAFLSSADTVDSSDNVEALIKKHEDFDKAINAHEEKIGTLQTLADQLIAAEHYAAKPIDERRCQVLDRWKHLKDALIEKRSKLGESQTLQQFSRDADEMENWIAEKLQLATEENYKDPANIQSKHQKHQAFEAELAANADRIQSVLAMGGNLIDKHQCAGSEDAVQKRLASIADQWEYLTQKTTEKSMKLKEANKQRTYIAAVKDLDFWLGEVESLLTSEDAGKDLASVQNLMKKHQLVEADIQAHEERIKDMNGQADSLIESGQFDAAGIQEKRQSINERYERIRNLAAHRQARLNEANTLHQFFRDIADEESWIKEKKLLVGSDDYGRDLTGVQNLKKKHKRLEAELGSHEPAIQAVQEAGEKLMDVSNLGVPEIEQRLKLLNQAWAELKQLAANRGQKLDESLTYQQFLAKVEEEEAWITEKQQLLSVEDYGDTMAAVQGLLKKHDAFETDFAAHGERCKDICKAGEALIQAGNHRADAIGQRCGQLRNKLEQLGALAARRKARLNDNSAYLQFMWKADVVESWIADKETHVRSEEFGRDLSTVQTLLTKQETFDAGLHAFEHEGIQNITSLKEMLVDSGHDQTPSIQKRHADVIARWQKLLADSDARKQRLLRMQDQFRQIEELYLTFAKKASAFNSWFENAEEDLTDPVRCNSIEEIRALREAHAQFQASLSSAEADFEALAGLDRQIKNFNVGPNPYTWFTMEALEDTWRNLQKIIKERDVELAKEAQRQEENDKLRKEFAKHANAFHQWLAETRTSMMEGSGSLEQQLEATKRKTQEVRARRQDLKKIEDLGAILEEHLILDNRYTEHSTVGLAQQWDQLDQLGMRMQHNLEQQIQARNQSGVSEDALKEFSMMFKHFDKDKSGRLNHQEFKSCLRALGYDLPMVEEGQPDPEFENILDIVDPNRDGYVSLQEYMAFMISKETENVQSSEEIENAFRAITAADRPYVTKEELYANLTKEMADYCVARMKPYVDPKTERPITGALDYIEFTRTLFQN from the exons ATGGATCAGATTACGCCGAAGGAAGTAAAAATTTTGGAGAATCCTGAGGACATTCAAGAAAGACGCGAACAAGTCCTTGGTAGATATGCAAATTTCAAAGCGGAAGCGCGTAACAAGAGAGACAAGCTCGAGGACTCCCGTCGCTTTCAG TATTTTAAGCGAGATGCGGACGAACTCGAAGGATGGATTTACGAAAAGCTGCAAGCTGCTTCGGACGAAAGTTACAAAGATCCAACTAATCTTCAAgcaaagatacagaaacatcaagCGTTCGAAGCCGAAGTTGCAGCCCATTCGAATGCGATAGTTTCGTTGGACAATACCGGTTCAGAAATGATAGCTCAACATCACTTTGCGAGCGACGTGATTCGTAAAAGATTAG AGGATCTTCATCGTTTATGGGAGTTGTTGCTCTCTAGATTGGCGGACAAGGGTCTGAAGTTACAACAGGCCTTGGTTCTTGTACAGTTTATTCGCCACTGTGACGAAGTAATGTTCTGGATCCACGATAAAGAAGCATTTGTAACGACCGACGAGTTTGGACACGACTTGGAACACGTGGAAGTGTTGCAAAGGAAATTCGACGAATTCCAAAAGGATATGGCCAGCCAGGAATATAGAGTGACAGAGGTAAACGAGCTGGCGGATAAACTTTTGTTGGATGGACATCCCGAACGAGACACCATTCTACGGAGAAAAGAGGAGTTGAACGAATCCTGGCAAAGATTGAAACAACTTGCCGTATTGAGACAAGAGAAGCTTTTCGGCGCCCACGAGATTCAACGATTCAATCGTGATGCGGACGAAACGATGGCTTGGATCGCGGAGAAAGACGTTGTACTGTCTTCGGATGATTTTGGACGAGATCTAGCGAGCGTACAAACTCTGCAAAGAAAACACGAAGGCATAGAACGCGATTTGGCTGCTTTAGAGGATAAAGTTTATACACTGGGAGCCGAAGCGGATCGGCTGGCGGCTATTCATCAAGCGGATCATTCGAAGCAGATTCAAGGTAAACGAGCGGAGATCTTGCAATCGTGGGAAAGTCTAACTGGAAAAGCGAAAGAGCGACGGTTGAAACTCGACGAGTCTTACTATTTGCACAGATTTTTAGCCGACTATAGAGATCTCGTTTCTTGGATGAACAACATGCGTGCAATTATATCGGCGGACGAGCTAGCGAAAGACGTAGCTGGCGCGGAAGCTCTGGTAGAGAGACATCAAGAACACAAGGGAGAAATCGACGCGAGGGCTGACAGTTTCGATGCGACCACGTTGGCTGGTAACAAGCTTCTAGAGAAGAAACATTACGCCGCCGAAGAAGTAGCTATCAAGTTAAATTCTCTCGCGGAGGATAAACAGAGCCTTTTGAGTCTCTGGGAGAATAGAAAGATTTTGTACGAACAATGTATGGACTTGCAGTTGTTCTACAGAGACACGGAACAAGCGGACGCATGGATGGCAAAACAAGAAGCGTTCTTGGCCAACGAGGATCTAGGAGACTCTTTGGATAGCGTGGAGGCTCTGATCAAGAAACACGAAGACTTTGACAAGTCTTTGGCAGCCCAAGAAGAGAAGATCAAGGTGTTGGACGATTTCGCCGGTAAATTAATAGAGGGAGAGCATTACGCGGCCGAGGACGTTGCACAGAGACGTCAGCTTCTGTTGGAGAGACGCGGTGTTCTATTAGAGAAATCGGCCGAAAGAAGGCGTCTGCTCGAGGACGCGTACAAGTTGCAACAATTCGAACGCGACTGCGACGAGACGAAGGGATGGGTTaacgagaaattaaaatttgccaCCGACGACAGCTACCTGGATCCTACGAATTTGAACGGCAAGGTGCAGAAGCATCAAAACTTTGAgcaagaattaaacgcgaacaagaCCCGTATGGAAGAGATGGTAGCAACCGGACAGGAATTGATTAAGAGCGGTCATTATGCGACCGATCGAATTCGAACACGTACCGACGAGATTATGTCCCTATGGGAAAGTCTTACCCACGCTACCGAGAAGAAGGGCGCGAAACTGCAAGAAGCGTCTCAGCAACAACAGTTCAATCGTACAGTGGAGGACATCGAATTGTGGCTGTCCGAAGTGGAAGGGCAACTGATGTCGGAAGACTACGGGAAAGACTTGACCAGCGTGCAAAATCTTCAGAAGAAGCATGCCCTCCTCGAAGCGGACGTCGCCTCTCATTCGGATAGGATCGAGAGCATCGCTCAAGCCGcggaacagtttgtaaattcCGGTCACTTTGACGCGGACAACATCAGAGCGAAACAGGAACAGTTGCAAGGGCGTTACGGTGCTTTGCAACGGCCGATGAGTATCCGGAAGCAGCGATTACTCGATTCCCTGCAGGTGCAGCAATTGTTTCGTGACATCGAGGACGAGGAGGCCTGGATACGGGAGAAGGAACCGGTCGCCGCGTCCACCAACCGTGGTCGTGATCTGATCGGCGTGCAGAATCTACAAAAGAAACATCAGGCCGTACTGGCGGAAATAAACAATCACGAGCCACGCGTCGCTGCTGTCTGTCAAGCAGGTGCATCGATGCTGCAAGAGAGCCACTTTGCCGCGGAAGAGATTAGCCAACGATTGGCCGCGTTGGACGAACATTGGGGTCAGTTGAAAGAGAAAGCaaggcagaggaagaacgatctGGACGACTCTCTTCAAGCTCATCAGTATTTTGCCGACGCGAACGAGGCTGAGTCCTGGATGAAGGAGAAACGACCAATCGTGATGAACGGTGATTACGGAAAGGACGAGGATAGTTCGGAGGCTCTTTTGAAGAAACACGAGGCACTGGTCAGCGATTTGGAAGCGTTCGCTAGCACTATAGCAGCCCTGAGGGAACAGGCAGCGTCCTGTCGTCAACAGGAAACACCGACGATCGACATTACCGGTAAGGAATGTGTCGTCGCTCTCTACGATTACACGGAAAAATCGCCGCGTGAGGTGTCGATGAAGAAAGGTGATACCTTGACTCTGTTGAACTCAAACAACAAGGATTGGTGGAAGGTCGAGGTGAACGATCGTCAAGGATTCGTTCCGGCCGCTTACGTGAAACGGGTCGAACCCGAGGCAGGTTTGACCGCGTCGCAGCAGAATCTGGCCCGAGAACAGAGTTCGATCGCTGCCAGACAGTCCCAGATCGAGGCACAGTACGAGGATCTTCTCCGATTGGCACGCGAACGACAGAACAAGCTTAACGAAACCGCCAAGGCATACGTATTGGTGAGAGAAGCCGCGGAATTGGCCACTTGGATCAAGGACAAGGAGAATCACGCGCAAGTTCAGGACGTTGGCGAGGACCTGGAGCAGGTGGAGGTGATGCAGAAAAAATTCGACGATTTTCAAGCCGATCTGAAGGCGAACGAAGTGCGATTGGCAGAAATGAACGAGATTGCCGTACAATTGATGAGTCTTGGACAAACTGAAGCAGCGCTCAAGATTCAGACCCAGATACAGGACTTGAACGAGAAGTGGACCAGCTTGCAGACTCTGACCGCTGAACGCGCCAATCAGTTGGGTTCGGCTCACGAGGTGCAGCGTTTCCATCGCGACGTTGACGAGACGAAGGATTGGATCCGTGAAAAGGATGCCGCGTTGAACAACGACGATCTTGGAAAGGATCTGCGTAGCGTGCAGGCCCTGCAACGTAAACACGAGGGTCTCGAGAGAGACTTGGCCGCGTTGGGAGACAAAATAAAGCAACTGGACGAAACGGCAAATCGTTTGATGCAATCGCATCCTGAAACAGCCGAACAAACGTACGCGAAACAGAAAGAGATCAACGAGGAATGGACCCAATTAACGGCAAAGGCTAACAGTAGAAAAGAGAAATTGTTGGATTCATACGATTTGCAACGATTCCTCAGCGATTATCGAGATCTAATGGCTTGGATAAATTCGATGATGGGTCTGGTCGCTTCCGAAGAATTGGCTTCCGATGTAACCGGAGCGGAAGCTCTTTTGGAACGTCATCAG GAACATCGAACGGAAATCGATGCCAGAGCAGGCACGTTCCAAGCGTTCGAGCTGTTTGGCCAGCAATTATTGCAATCCAGTCATTATGCCAGCGTCGAGATTCAAGAGAAACTAGAATCGATGGCCGAGGCGCGTCAAGAATTGGAGAAAGCTTGGATACAACGACGCATGCAGCTCGATCAGAATCTCGAGTTACAATTGTTTTGTAGGGACTGCGAACAAGCTGAAAACTGGATGAGCGCGAGAGAAGCGTTCTTGAGCAGCGCGGACACCGTCGACAGTAGCGACAACGTGGAGGCTTTGATCAAGAAACACGAAGATTTTGATAAAGCCATCAACGCGCACGAGGAGAAGATTGGTACTTTACAGACCCTGGCGGATCAATTGATCGCTGCGGAACATTATGCGGCGAAACCGATCGATGAAAGGCGTTGTCAAGTTCTCGATCGCTGGAAACATCTTAAGGATGCTCTTATCGAGAAACGATCCAAGCTTGGAGAATCTCAAACTCTCCAGCAATTCTCGCGGGACGCTGATGAAATGGAAAATTGGATCGCCGAGAAGCTGCAATTGGCTACCGAGGAGAACTACAAAGATCCGGCAAACATTCAGTCGAAACATCAGAAACATCAAGCGTTCGAGGCCGAGCTGGCTGCGAACGCGGACAGAATTCAATCGGTCCTCGCTATGGGTGGTAACTTGATCGATAAACATCAGTGTGCCGGTTCGGAGGACGCGGTACAGAAAAGATTAGCCTCCATTGCCGATCAATGGGAATATCTGACTCAAAAGACGACCGAAAAATCGATGAAACTTAAAGAGGCTAACAAACAACGCACCTACATCGCTGCGGTTAAGGATCTTGATTTTTGGCTGGGAGAAGTTGAAAGTTTGCTCACGTCCGAGGACGCGGGCAAAGATCTAGCCTCTGTGCAGAATTTGATGAAGAAACACCAATTGGTCGAGGCTGATATTCAAGCGCACGAAGAAAGAATCAAAGACATGAACGGTCAGGCTGATTCTCTGATCGAGAGCGGACAATTCGATGCGGCGGGTATTCAGGAGAAACGACAAAGTATAAACGAACGTTACGAAAGGATTCGTAACCTTGCGGCTCACAGACAAGCCAGGCTGAACGAAGCGAATACGTTGCATCAATTCTTCAGAGACATCGCCGACGAAGAGTCTTGGATCAAAGAGAAGAAGCTTCTCGTTGGCTCCGACGATTATGGTCGTGATCTTACCGGCGTGCAGAACCTTAAAAAGAAACACAAGAGGTTAGAGGCGGAATTAGGAAGTCACGAACCTGCTATACAAGCTGTTCAAGAAGCGGGAGAGAAATTGATGGACGTTTCGAACTTGGGTGTACCAGAGATCGAGCAACGTCTCAAGCTGTTGAACCAGGCATGGGCCGAATTAAAACAGTTGGCTGCTAACAGAGGACAAAAATTAGACGAATCGCTGACGTATCAACAGTTCCTCGCCAAAGTCGAAGAGGAAGAAGCTTGGATCACTGAGAAACAACAGTTGCTTTCGGTCGAGGATTACGGCGACACGATGGCTGCTGTTCAGGGTTTGCTCAAGAAACACGATGCCTTTGAAACCGATTTTGCCGCTCACGGTGAACGGTGCAAGGATATTTGTAAAGCTGGTGAAGCGTTGATCCAAGCCGGAAATCACCGTGCAGATGCGATAGGTCAAAGATGCGGCCAGCTTCGGAATAAACTGGAACAGCTTGGTGCTCTTGCAGCCAGAAGAAAAGCCCGACTTAATGATAATTCGGCTTACCTACAGTTTATGTGGAAGGCTGACGTTGTCGAGTCATGGATAGCGGACAAAGAGACCCATGTTCGTTCCGAAGAATTTGGCCGAGACCTGTCCACCGTTCAAACCTTATTAACCAAGCAGGAGACCTTCGACGCGGGACTCCATGCCTTTGAACACGAAGGAATACAAAACATCACTTCCTTGAAGGAGATGTTGGTGGATTCTGGACACGATCAGACACCTAGTATTCAGAAACGTCACGCAGACGTGATTGCACGCTGGCAGAAACTTTTGGCTGATTCTGATGCACGCAAGCAACGTTTGCTAAGAATGCAGGATCAGTTCAGACAAATCGAAGAGTTGTATCTGACGTTCGCGAAAAAAGCGTCCGCTTTCAATTCCTGGTTCGAAAATGCTGAAGAAGATCTAACCGATCCTGTCCGCTGCAATAGCATCGAGGAGATTCGCGCTCTTCGAGAAGCGCACGCACAATTCCAGGCAAGCTTATCTTCCGCTGAAGCGGATTTCGAGGCTCTCGCAGGTCTTGAcagacaaattaaaaatttcaacgttGGTCCCAATCCGTACACCTGGTTCACCATGGAAGCGTTGGAAGACACATGGCGCAACTTGCAAAAGATCATCAAAGAACGCGACGTCGAGCTTGCGAAAGAAGCTCAACGGCAAGAAGAAAACGACAAATTACGTAAAGAATTTGCTAAACACGCCAACGCGTTCCATCAATGGCTAGCAGAGACaag AACATCCATGATGGAAGGCTCAGGATCACTGGAACAACAATTGGAAGCAACAAAG AGAAAGACTCAAGAAGTTCGTGCGCGTCGACAAGATCTAAAAAAGATTGAAGACCTAGGAGCAATTTTGGAGGAACATTTAATTTTGGACAATCGTTACACGGAACACAGTACCGTAGGATTGGCGCAACAATGGGATCAATTAGATCAATTGGGAATGCGTATGCAACACAACTTGGAGCAGCAGATACAAGCGCGTAATCAGTCGGGTGTTTCCGAAGATGCTCTGAAAGAATTTTCTATGATGTTTAAACATTTCGACAAAGACAAGAGTGGTCGTCTTAATCATCAAGAATTCAAGTCATGCTTGAGAGCGTTGGGTTACGATTTACCAATGGTGGAAGAAGGTCAGCCTGATCCGGAATTCGAAAATATTCTTGATATCGTCGATCCTAATAGAGACGGTTACGTATCGTTGCAAGAATACATGGCTTTCATGATTAGTAAGGAAACAGAAAACGTACAGAGTtctgaagaaatagaaaatgcaTTCCGTGCGATTACCGCTGCAGATCGACCATACGTTACGAAAGAGGAATTATATGCT aACCTTACCAAGGAAATGGCCGATTACTGCGTAGCTCGCATGAAACCTTACGTTGATCCAAAAACAGAACGACCAATTACAGGGGCATTGGATTACATTGAATTTACTCGCACCCTTTTCCAgaattaa